caattatctcaattgatccacaccttggaagtttcataacttctttatttctcctatatatACAGGTGGTGTACGAAAGTACTTTACCAATCCTACCAGggtagacaagccatggcatttagattccacctggctactccagcATTGGCCTAGAGCAGATTTGTGCAAGTCAATATGAAGGCGTAGGGCTCGACCTCTCGGGAGGTGAAGGGGAAAGGACATAAACATGTGTTAGTGCTGAAGAACAAGTTATATtagggccacattcacctaaacaagatttTACACTTCCTTTTTCTACATGAGGAAGGTGGGGTGTGGTACAAGCCGAGGTttgtttgatggtgattgtgtacacatatacaTCTCCACGTTATTagactttagatcggaaagttatcctatttctgaatgttcttctgtacctcttccaaaattacctttattaccttaaggtagcATATACTTAAACTTTTTTATAACAGAAACCATAATGAAACTGGTCATGAAATTTTAGCAGTGAGTTATAGGGATAATACAGAgcctttgatgaatttttcacaatttttagcgAAAGGAAACTTTTTCTAtgcatttaccctatttattcttccctaaaatAGGAAAGTGGTACATATATTTAGTTCTGGTGGTTTCCATATTTTTTCCACAATTTACATTACTCCACTGACTTAAAccaaaaggtttcatatttttctcagttcTGGTTTAACTGTTATGAAAAAAATGGCAAAAACAAGCTTAGATTCTCATGGTAAAACTAAAATAGAGATTTAACATCTGAGCTTGGCTCCAAATCGTTTTTCCAGGCTTCTACTGtttgaaacaaacacttgagagttggatttaactgtttatcatttttctatgatttgttatgatttaaatatCTTAACCAAGAATTAAAATTTATTACATTAATTCCAGTAGTGACATAtgcaaaagtatttttattagaaactacactttatattgagtctagcaaaattggttcgacatttttctgaattttttacgagttttggtgaatttccaaagttaaacataTATTCTGCCAATTTAAAAAGATAAGTCGCGGCAAACTTACAGGCTACCTCCTAGGTCTAGGGTTTAATCGTGCAAAGGTCCTGAGTTTTAACACTAAGGCCCTTGATTCAACTTTTCCAATCGCAATTGGGTCCTCGGCAgcgcacggcggcgggtgggtAAAATCCCAGCGATGCGCTGGTGGCTTTGGAACGATGAGTGGTCGGGAgggcttacgggctcaccttggGCTGGTTTGAAGCGGTTGGGGCTGACAGGAAGGCTCGGTCGGGGCGGAACGGCGGAAGGGCGGAAGGCTTCGGGTGGCAGCGAAGTCCGGCAGTGTTCCGGTGGTGGTAGCGCTCTTCTCGGGCAACAAGcaggctctagagctgcgcgagagggTGGCGAAGCGGCTAGTGGTGTCGGCAAGGTGCGGGGTTGAgtggaagggggagctccatagAGAGGGTGTGCAGCGAAGCTGAGAGTAGAAGCAGGAGGGCACGGTGAGGATCAGGCGAGCGGGGAAGGGGGCACCGGTGGCGTTGGGCTCCCATTTATAGGGCCAGGGCGGAGTGGTGGATGAGGCGGGGTTGTGGCTCTGGTGGGCGGGACCGGAGGGAAGCAGGGGCACTGcggcggccattaatggcgatGGCGCCATTGGCGGATAGAGGGGAAAGAGGGGCGCGGCAGGTGAGGCAACAGTGCGGGCGAAGCGACGCAAGCGTGTGCGGGACGAGCGGCTTTGCCgaggcacgctactggcgaggtgggggGCGGGAGTTGTCGTGACCTGTGCGACagttggtggaggcggcgacaTTGCGGGGCGTGAGCGGGCAAAGCAACTGGCGGTCTTGACGGGAGGGACAGGAGGTGTCGGGGCACAGTCGGAGATCCTGGTGGGGCAGATTGCGCGCGGGGTGCAAGGCAGCACCGGGCGTGGCGGCTGCCGTCTTTGCCGCGGAGTGGCCGAGGCAGCGGCAGGGTTGCGGGCAGATTGCCTGGCGCAGCCAGCGAGGCCTCgagcgagacgagacggggcaGAGAGGCGGCAGGGCGACGTCGCACGGGACCGGGGAGTGGGGCATGTCGACCCATCCTATCGCAGCCGGCGacagggcgaggcggcgctgccAGTGAGGCCGAGCCACGTGGCGGCAGCGGTCTGGGCGCGCGTGCTCTAGCGCGTCCTGAGCCGACGGATTCGCGGGATCCCTTCGCCGGGCCTATCTTCAAGCACCTAGATCTCCCGATTCTTGAACCGCACAACATTAACTCCTTTTAcgaaagttgtagtcctcagaacaaagtccaacttttgtaattgaactGAGTTCAAATTCGCGGTGGATTCGGAGATTCAAAACTCCAAattttggaggaacgccggtttcctagacttagagaaaaacagtGGCTTGGCTGTTTTCagggtgtttggctgacttgagctgcagTTTTGAAAAGCTTTGGAGGTGAATTGGACTAGAGTAGTCCAATTATCaaagttgttgtataaacttagttctcaaactcttataaaggattTTTCTGATGTTCTATTCAACTTTTGAGAGATAAACCTGCACTAAGGTGCCAGGTCGCgctgatttccagacttagcctggATTGCCGAAGAGGCTGGGTTGACCAAACTAGTTGACTTTGACCTGGATTTTGAAGGCTTTCGGGAAAGATTTAGAACTTACTCCTtcaatcaaagttgttaagatcctgaagctctaaaactttggtatagagCTCAGCTTGAGTTCATATTAGAAATTTTAAAACAGAGAGCCCAAAAGTTTGGACTTTGCCTGTTTTAAAAACAAATTAACACAGATTTGTACTTTGGGATTTTGAAGGGCTTCTGCTTAGATCAAAGCAAAACactaaaaataaaagttgttaggaaagttgagttctacaactcttagttggacagatttttatgTTCATaagcaaaaatttaagttactAGTTTGAGAATCGctttagcttgtgaggggcaaAAGTGTACTTTCACTTGCCTTCACTACTTTCAAAGTTCCCCTTTATGCACTCATGATTTTGTTTAAGATTTAAACATGGCTTATTTAAGCTAGGTTGTTACAGTTATtgtgttcgattcattgaggaaaccaccaGCGGAGTACAAAGACATttaagacatgctaaacttatAATAATTCTGGACTtcatctctatgcaaaagttttttttcctaatttttcacctaacactatatcatttattattttaattcgtAGTGCATAGAAATAATTCCGTAAGACTCACATGGTGAATTCTACATTCAATACAACATttccggtacgtatgaagtttgcatatttttacattctataacatgaatatttcataacttatttttccccactaaagtgcttgagataggaacaaagcaataatttatgtggatactacgtctgtgagcacatgaacAATTTTGTGCGGGACAAGATGATATCGTCGGAAAATAgttgtacgtaaaataaaactattaataataaattatttcctagctccttatatttaattgttcgtgtaacattcacatatttccaaattatagatgacgcaaattagagaagaactctcgagaaggagaggcttttggtCATCCAAGAAGCTCTTATAGGATTTCTTGTgcacgaggtgataaatcccaatggagaattttattatgatggacatTTAATAGACGAAACGAGCAACATCATGATGGGAGGATTCTAAGAAggaagaggacaaattattgtatatatagtaattatataaatactagcttgatgtgtataatatactaagaattgtatatatatatagtactatcatgaaatatatatacaacatatacgtgtaagtagtgtacaCTAGGATGTATACGTATATATATGTGAAgaaacaattagcattaatatgaaaaacaatttaaaaaaaatcttaagtaCTAAAGAGGGTACGTGCATGCTCCTGCATACGCATGCACGTACCCCATTAGTTCCGATTGTTAAAACGCATGCTTGTGCTTGCGTGGCGGCCCCTTTAGtgccggttggttttaccaaccgggactaaagggggtctttagtcctaggtGAATGACTTGGGACTAAAGACagctcccttttgtcccgaatagatagtcccggttggattttagGGATATATGACCCTATCgaaccgagactaaaggtgagttttctaccCGTGTGTACTAATAGCAGTCCTTGTTTACTGTTTGTAGCAATCACATGCGCGTGCTAGTACATAATGGAAAGGAATAAATGGCGTGCATGTGGTTGAACTTTCACTAAAATGCGTATTGTGTGACTATttaatactccatccgttccaaattgtaggtcattttagtatttttggatacatagtttttgctacgcacgtacatatatatttttccaagtacataacaaaaactatgtttgaaaaatagtaaaaacaatctacaatttaaaacggaggaagtatatttTACTAGTGTGAACTCTATCAGATGTTCATAAACAAAAATCTCTAGTAAATTTATAGCATCATAAATAAAAGTTCATTTTACAGTTTACAACCTGCAACTATGGTGCTATTTGGTTGCTGACATGGTAACGGAATTGCAGATGGATCGGAATGGGATTGCGGTGTATTTGGTTGGAGGGATACAATTACATGCTTTGTTTGGTGCACCCTGTAACGTTATTAGGTACGAGCTCTGTCTGGTTTTGCAAGAACACAGATTGGAGAAGTCACAActgctgaaaaaaaaagatccagAGCTGAAGGAAAGAATCACTACTACCTCATTCACATCGGCACCACGAAGCCGATACAAATGAGGCTTGTTAGGCTTGTTATACATGCCGGCGTTGAAGCCAGTATGTACCGGTGGGATATCATACGTGCACGAATAGTCAAAATAGAAATATAAATGGaaataacaaaaatattttttctaggCCTgtaggacacccctgagctatGCCCACCCCTTTCGTGCAATACCTCTTTACCATCCCACGTACACCAGGTACATATATGCAAAGGGAAGCTCTATTTCTTTTTACCCTTCCTATTTGATTCATTATTTAGGTATCTAAATGACTTCAAATTAAAAAACTTTTAACTATAGAGTTGTAGATCTTATCAAAACGAACcagtttcatataaagtttgtctCCATCAAAGATCGTATGCAAAAGTTACGAAATTCCAAATCCAGTAAAAAATTGAAATTACAAGGATGGGAAAAGAGGGGGAAATTGAGCTAATATTATTTGACATATGAATGATTTAAATTGAAAAACTTTCAACTACAAAGGTGTAGACTAGGTCAAAACCTTGGactttcatataaagtttgtctTCGTGCGAAGTCCATATCACAAAGTTACGAATTTCCTTTATTTATATAAAGGCAACATGCCAACTACGTGTTAAGACCGGCAAAAAGTGCTAGCACTCTGGACAATCCAAGAAGTATGTGTACGGATTTATATTGCACTCTGCATGGCATGTTCTACATGAGGGGACGTTGACCAGCCACTTGTAATCTGTTCAAGTAAAATGGTAGGCATCAGCAGTTCTGCATGTACAAAGTTATTggatcactacgggaaaccttaaattcgccgagtgttttctttttgccgagtgttttttttcggacactcggcaaagaagctctttgccgagtgccaagccaaaaacactcggcaaaaaaaaaaacactcggcaaatcgaggctttaccgagtgtcaaataaaaaacactcggcaaagccccctctttgccgagtgtcaaaaaaacactcggcaaagagggtagtttgccgagtgtcaaaaaaaacactcggcaaagaggggggtttgcctagtgtttttttttgacactcagcaaaaaaataattttttttccgctTTTcgccatgaaattttttctactccccacatacaacatgtggtactccatgttaaaatttggtatatttttggatttatttgctatatttatttaattaattgaatttcaaggaaatttttggtataagtcaaatttgaactgcaaatgattcaaattatggaacaaaatgagtagaaaaatgatattcatattaTTCGGCCctatttgagacctgacccatgaaatgacaagaaatttcgaacatcttgttcaggaaacacgaccacgaacgtgtggcagtggtatttttaaattataaaaaaaacaaggaaagtctgaaaatcatgagatttgtcatgatgtgatgatatcataggtggaggctgtggaaaaaaattgagaatgttttgcacatttcgtcacatacaatgtttacaaaccgaagcatctcagaagaagattagtaacgttgagaaggattgcataagatttggagtcaaaatgacggtcgagttttgatttgactacaaaaatttttatatagtcaatagagaatatatattggttcgtgtgaaaatttggtatttttttgaaatggttggatattttttaaatttttttcaaaataagtttgccgagtgtcctacgttggacactcggcaaagagaccctttaccgagtgtccacgtaggacactcggcgaagttttGTTTTTCCCAACCCCGCACCGGCCGCACCGCCCCCGCAACTTATTCGCCCCCGCACCCCACATATCCGCCGGGCCGCAACTTATCCCCGGCCCCGCCCCCGAACCCGCCGCCCCCGCAAccttcctctctcccccccgcccccggccccgccgcccgccgccccccggcccgccgcccgccgccccccccgccccgccgcccgccgcccgacgcccggccgcccgccgcccgccgcccttcgcccgaccccgcccgccgccgcccccttcttccccttccccggctccctcccctccgccggatccgcgccccctccggcgcggatccggcggcccccaccTCCGGCGGCGCGGATCCGGATCTGGCGCGTGGCGGGCGGtagcggcagcgggcgtggcggcggcggcgggcggcagcgggcgtggcggcggcggcgggcggcagcgggcgtggcggcagcggcgggcggcagcggcgtggcggcagcggcgggcggcagcggcgggcggcagcgggcgtggcggcagcgggcggcagcggcgggcggcagcggcgtggcggcagcggcgggcggcagcggcgggcggcagcgggcgtggcggcagcgggcggcgtggtggccgtggccgtggcggcggcggccagctggagctgccgccggtggccgagtatgtttttttttattttttctggaaatattatttgccgagtgttttgtgccactcggcacactctttgccgagtgcccgaccaaagacactcggcaatgtcaactttgccgagtgaaactttgccgtgtgctcgtcgccgagtgttacactcggcaaacacgttgccgagtgtttttagggtttcgccgagtgccccaggcactcggcaatttgtagctttcccgtagtggatGATAGCCATTTTCATGTAATTTTCACGTACAAGAGAAAATATGAACTCGATAAATCATTTATCTATATAGAATAGATAGATCTGTTCCGAGTTTTTCACTAGGGAATACCATGTTACAAAGGGATATATAACCTCACGAGATACGGAAACCGATGATAGTACAGGATTTGTACACATTAAGCCCAATTACCTTCTATGGCTAGGCTTTATTTGGGCCCTAGGAGGACCAAAATGTACTGAACCCATGTCACCCTAGAGCCTAAATGTATTGAACCCACTTACCCACATCACAACAGTAGGTGATGATGTGAGGAGATGTATCCAAATTTGGTGTTTTGGAAGTTTCAAAAACATACTTTCATTTGTACAGAGTGAACCAGAAATCATTTGAACTATGATGTTTGTTAGAATAAGCATCATTTCATTCGAACAAAGTGACGCTGAAATCATTTAAACTTTGACGTctgttcttgaaaaaaaatactttcgCACATATTGAATACAACATTTCCCTTTTACGTACCTTTTACAATCCATGTCATTCTGACATCACAAATCGATGATTTTCATTCTGTACCATTTTTGTACTAAACTGGTTTATTCTGCTTAACTACACGTGGACGTACCATGGGTGGAAATGCATGATGCAAGATGAACCACGTAATATCAATATGAGAGGACGAGTGAGATCCATCCCTGAATTCATCAGAGGCTGTTGCAGTTAGCCGGCTGGAAGGACAGCGCCGACTTGTCGACGTCGTACCGGACGTGGAAGTTCATCTGCATGATGTTGCCGACAATAGACAGGCTCGGCGACCTCTGCACGATCCAGCAGGTCACGCCAGTAACCACCTCCCCGAAGTAGTTCTCCGTCGGCAGGGCCATGTCGCCGCCGTCGAAGTGCAGCACCATGGTCGGGAAGGCGTCTCCGCTGGGGGGCGTCAGGAAGCAGACCTCGAACCCGGCCCTGCCCGGCGCTAAGGTGAGGTTCGTCGTCTGCGACAGGAGCGCCGCTTTCGCCAGCGAGTACGCCGGCTCCGCGAGGAACGCCACCGTCGTGCCGGAGTCGAAGATGATGCCGCCACTCCCGGTCCCCGGCGACGTCGCCGCGCCGATCGAGATGCTCTTCAGGTTGACGGTGTAGAAGCTGGGGCTGGCGCCCGAGATAAGCGGCGTGGACTGGACGCCGGCACCCGTCAAGGCGCCGGAGCCGAACAGGAGAGGGCTCGCTTTGGAGGCGTCGCTGGCGAGGCAGTACGAGAAGGCGCCGGCGTTGAGCTGCGAGACGAGGGATAGCGGCCCACGGCCGAGCCCGACGAGGCCGGAGCCGGTGCCGTAGCCGCCCTCCGACATGTTCGTGCAGCCGAAGCCGATTCCCggcgcggcgtcgccgccgagcgTGAAGATCTCGCTTCCGAGGTAACCCTGCGTGTAGTGGTGCGagtcggcggcgaggccgtAGAGGTACCGGTAGTCGCactcggcgccgccgacggcgcacGACGCGAGCGACTGGGATTCCAGATTACGGCAGAGGCCGCTGGAGCACGATAGCAAGGAGAAAGACGAGGAGGTGTTCGGGTAGTAGGATGGCGAGCCCTGCGGCGCGCACTGGGTGCACGGACCGCACTTGACCCAGATgaggtcgctgccggtgtcggCGAGCGCCGACAGCTTCTGCGGCGGTGTGCCGATGGAGAAGTTCATGTCGTAggcgccgccgtcaccgtcaAGCTGCAGCGGGGCCTGCGCGCCGCCCGAGGTAGCGTCGAGCCGGTCGGCGAGCATCGACAGCCGTTGGTGAGACTTATGAGCAGCCCGTGTTAGGTTTATGGCCGGTTCGATGCGGGTCATGGTGGCACGGAAGCTTTGGCGGCGTTCCGAGTAGGCCAGAGGAGCGGCGAGCAGGAAGAAGATCGAGAAAACGAGGATGGATAGCCTTGGCGCCATTCTTGGACTTCGAAGGGCTGCTATACGTGCTGTGATGAGGGATGGCAATGTAATTGCCGTATATGTAGATATAGAATCCCGCGCCAGCTGTATGCAGCTGTGCTTTCCGGGAAAAAAGCAGCACGCGCAGCGTGTTACCCACGGCGTTTCTCAAAACCAGATATAATGATAAATCGAGTAACTCCACCTGAGGCGGGAGCACATTTTCATTGAACTAAGCAACTGTGGCGGCTGGGTGTTACATGGATGAAATACTTTT
This genomic window from Setaria viridis chromosome 8, Setaria_viridis_v4.0, whole genome shotgun sequence contains:
- the LOC117834296 gene encoding aspartic proteinase nepenthesin-1; the protein is MAPRLSILVFSIFFLLAAPLAYSERRQSFRATMTRIEPAINLTRAAHKSHQRLSMLADRLDATSGGAQAPLQLDGDGGAYDMNFSIGTPPQKLSALADTGSDLIWVKCGPCTQCAPQGSPSYYPNTSSSFSLLSCSSGLCRNLESQSLASCAVGGAECDYRYLYGLAADSHHYTQGYLGSEIFTLGGDAAPGIGFGCTNMSEGGYGTGSGLVGLGRGPLSLVSQLNAGAFSYCLASDASKASPLLFGSGALTGAGVQSTPLISGASPSFYTVNLKSISIGAATSPGTGSGGIIFDSGTTVAFLAEPAYSLAKAALLSQTTNLTLAPGRAGFEVCFLTPPSGDAFPTMVLHFDGGDMALPTENYFGEVVTGVTCWIVQRSPSLSIVGNIMQMNFHVRYDVDKSALSFQPANCNSL